Proteins encoded in a region of the Orcinus orca chromosome 8, mOrcOrc1.1, whole genome shotgun sequence genome:
- the RPUSD4 gene encoding pseudouridylate synthase RPUSD4, mitochondrial isoform X2 produces the protein MAAASCNAPGVWVRGSWQRLGNLFTFVSKPLCSAAAASRPLDAQRLAERLRTQKQEQKTKKPVPTNPVQRRVQELLRFTEQLQRVHPNVLAKALSRGLIHQDKDLVVINKPYGLPVHGGPGVRLCISDVLPVLAKMLHGHKAEPLHLCHRLDKETTGVMVLAWEKDVAHQVQELFRTRQVTKKYWAITMRVPVPSAGVVDIPIVEKEVQGQERHHKMTLSPSYCMDNGKMVRVRTSRNAHLAVTQYRVLSSTLSSALLELQPVTGIKHQLRVHLSFGLDCPILGDHKYSDWNRLAPQLSACILKKLGLRQSKARHIPLHLHACQLTLPALQAGKEELNLVCKPPRYFVHSLRRLGLKMPSRDQNGDEEATHSRAQ, from the exons ATGGCGGCTGCTAGCTGTAATGCGCCTGGCGTCTGGGTCCGGGGTTCCTGGCAGCGTCTGGGGAATCTCTTCACTTTCGTCTCAAAGCCACTTTGTTCCGCTGCTGCTGCCTCTCGGCCCCTGGATGCCCAGCGATTAGCGGAGAGGCTTCGAACCCAGAAACaggaacaaaagacaaagaagccg GTGCCCACAAACCCTGTTCAAAGGAGAGTGCAAGAACTACTGCGGTTCACAGAGCAGCTGCAGCGCGTCCACCCCAACGTGCTTGCTAAGGCGCTGAGCCGAGGACTTATCCACCAGGACAAGGACCTTGTGGTCATCAATAAACCCTACGGTCTCCCTGTGCATG GTGGCCCTGGGGTCCGGCTCTGCATCAGTGATGTACTGCCTGTCCTGGCGAAGATGCTTCACGGCCACAAGGCAGAGCCCTTGCATCTGTGCCATCGGCTGGACAAGGAAACTACAGGCGTAATGGTGTTGGCTTGGGAAAAAGACGTGGCGCATCAAGTCCAAGAGTTGTTTAGAACCCGTCAGGTGACAAAGAAGTACTG GGCCATCACGATGCGCGTCCCGGTGCCCTCAGCGGGAGTCGTGGACATTCCCATCGTTGAGAAGGAGGTGCAGGGCCAGGAACGACACCACAAG ATGACGCTGTCCCCGAGCTACTGCATGGACAATGGGAAGATGGTGAGGGTACGGACCAGCAGGAACGCACACCTGGCTGTGACTCAGTACCGGGTGCTGAGCAGCACCCTCTCCTCCGCCCTCTTGGAGCTCCAGCCTGTTACCG gaataaaacatCAGCTTCGAGTTCACCTGTCTTTTGGATTGGATTGCCCGATCCTTGGTGACCACAAGTACTCAGACTGGAACAGGCTGGCCCCCCAG CTGTCCGCCTGCATCCTGAAGAAGCTGGGGCTGCGGCAGTCCAAGGCCCGTCACATCCCCCTTCACCTGCATGCCTGCCAGCTGACTCTGCCTGCCCTGCAGGCTGGGAAGGAGGAACTCAACTTGGTCTGCAAGCCTCCTCGATATTTTGTCCATTCCCTGCGCCGTCTGGGCTTAAAGATGCCGAGTCGGGATCAAAATGGGGACGAGGAAGCCACACACTCAAGAGCACAGTGA
- the RPUSD4 gene encoding pseudouridylate synthase RPUSD4, mitochondrial isoform X1: MAAASCNAPGVWVRGSWQRLGNLFTFVSKPLCSAAAASRPLDAQRLAERLRTQKQEQKTKKPVPTNPVQRRVQELLRFTEQLQRVHPNVLAKALSRGLIHQDKDLVVINKPYGLPVHGGPGVRLCISDVLPVLAKMLHGHKAEPLHLCHRLDKETTGVMVLAWEKDVAHQVQELFRTRQVTKKYWAITMRVPVPSAGVVDIPIVEKEVQGQERHHKMTLSPSYCMDNGKMVRVRTSRNAHLAVTQYRVLSSTLSSALLELQPVTGIKHQLRVHLSFGLDCPILGDHKYSDWNRLAPQKLSACILKKLGLRQSKARHIPLHLHACQLTLPALQAGKEELNLVCKPPRYFVHSLRRLGLKMPSRDQNGDEEATHSRAQ; encoded by the exons ATGGCGGCTGCTAGCTGTAATGCGCCTGGCGTCTGGGTCCGGGGTTCCTGGCAGCGTCTGGGGAATCTCTTCACTTTCGTCTCAAAGCCACTTTGTTCCGCTGCTGCTGCCTCTCGGCCCCTGGATGCCCAGCGATTAGCGGAGAGGCTTCGAACCCAGAAACaggaacaaaagacaaagaagccg GTGCCCACAAACCCTGTTCAAAGGAGAGTGCAAGAACTACTGCGGTTCACAGAGCAGCTGCAGCGCGTCCACCCCAACGTGCTTGCTAAGGCGCTGAGCCGAGGACTTATCCACCAGGACAAGGACCTTGTGGTCATCAATAAACCCTACGGTCTCCCTGTGCATG GTGGCCCTGGGGTCCGGCTCTGCATCAGTGATGTACTGCCTGTCCTGGCGAAGATGCTTCACGGCCACAAGGCAGAGCCCTTGCATCTGTGCCATCGGCTGGACAAGGAAACTACAGGCGTAATGGTGTTGGCTTGGGAAAAAGACGTGGCGCATCAAGTCCAAGAGTTGTTTAGAACCCGTCAGGTGACAAAGAAGTACTG GGCCATCACGATGCGCGTCCCGGTGCCCTCAGCGGGAGTCGTGGACATTCCCATCGTTGAGAAGGAGGTGCAGGGCCAGGAACGACACCACAAG ATGACGCTGTCCCCGAGCTACTGCATGGACAATGGGAAGATGGTGAGGGTACGGACCAGCAGGAACGCACACCTGGCTGTGACTCAGTACCGGGTGCTGAGCAGCACCCTCTCCTCCGCCCTCTTGGAGCTCCAGCCTGTTACCG gaataaaacatCAGCTTCGAGTTCACCTGTCTTTTGGATTGGATTGCCCGATCCTTGGTGACCACAAGTACTCAGACTGGAACAGGCTGGCCCCCCAG AAGCTGTCCGCCTGCATCCTGAAGAAGCTGGGGCTGCGGCAGTCCAAGGCCCGTCACATCCCCCTTCACCTGCATGCCTGCCAGCTGACTCTGCCTGCCCTGCAGGCTGGGAAGGAGGAACTCAACTTGGTCTGCAAGCCTCCTCGATATTTTGTCCATTCCCTGCGCCGTCTGGGCTTAAAGATGCCGAGTCGGGATCAAAATGGGGACGAGGAAGCCACACACTCAAGAGCACAGTGA
- the FAM118B gene encoding protein FAM118B isoform X1: MASTGSQASAIDQIWELLSDGAPPTKKPRKLLPSLKTKKPRELVLVIGTGISAAVAPQVPALKSWKGLIQALLDAAIDFDLLEDEESKKFQKCLHEDKNLVHVAHDLIQKLSPRTSNVRSTFFKDCLYEVFDDLESKMEDSGKQLLQSVLHLMENGALVLTTNFDNLLELYAADQGKQLESLDLTDEKKVLEWAQEKRKLSVLHIHGVYTNPSGIVLHPAGYQNVLRNTEVMREIQKLYENKSFLFLGCGWTVDDTTFQALFLEAVKHKSDLEHFMLVRRGDVDEFKKLRENMLDKGIKVISYGNEYADLPEYFKRLTCEISTRGRSAGTVREGQLNGSEGQLNGSSTAHSEMRDCST, encoded by the exons ATGGCTTCTACAGGGAGCCAGGCCTCGGCTATAGACCAGATTTGGGAGCTCTTGAGTGATGGCGCACCTCCCACCAAAAAGCCCAG GAAGCTGCTCCCAAGCCTGAAAACGAAGAAGCCTCGGGAGCTCGTGCTGGTGATTGGAACGGGCATCAGTGCTGCAGTCGCACCGCAGGTCCCAGCCCTGAAATCCTGGAAGGGGTTGATTCAGGCCTTACTGGATGCGGCCATTGATTTTGATCTTCTAGAAGATGAGGagagcaaaaaatttcagaaatgtcTCCATGAAGACAAGAACCTTGTCCATGTTGCCCATGACCTCATCCAGAAACTCTCTCCT CGTACTAGTAATGTTCGATCCACATTTTTCAAGGACTGTTTATATGAAGTATTTGATGACTTGGAGTCAAAGATGGAAGATTCTGGTAAACAGCTACTTCAGTCAGTTCTCCACCTGATGGAAAATGGAGCCCTGGTATTAACTACAAATTTTGACAATCTCCTGGAACTGTATGCAGCAGATCAGGGAAAACAACTTGAATCCCTTGACCTTACTGATGAGAAGAAG GTCCTCGAGTGGGCTCAGGAGAAGCGGAAGCTGAGCGTCTTGCACATCCATGGGGTCTACACCAACCCTAGTGGCATTGTCCTTCACCCAGCTGGCTATCAGAATGTGCTCAGGAACACTGAAGTTATG AGAGAGATTCAGAAGCTCTATGAAAACAAGTCGTTCCTTTTCCTGGGCTGTGGCTGGACTGTGGATGACACCACTTTCCAAGCCCTTTTTCTGGAGGCTGTCAAGCACAAATCTGACTTAGAACATTTCATGCTGGTTCGGAGAGGAGATGTGGACGAGTTCAAGAAGCTTCGAGAAAACATGCTGGACAAAGGGATTAAAGTCATCTCCTATGGAAATGAATATGCTGACCTTCCAGAGTATTTCAAGCGACTGACATGTGAGATCTCCACAAGGGGAAGGTCAG
- the FAM118B gene encoding protein FAM118B isoform X3 has translation MASTGSQASAIDQIWELLSDGAPPTKKPRKLLPSLKTKKPRELVLVIGTGISAAVAPQVPALKSWKGLIQALLDAAIDFDLLEDEESKKFQKCLHEDKNLVHVAHDLIQKLSPRTSNVRSTFFKDCLYEVFDDLESKMEDSGKQLLQSVLHLMENGALVLTTNFDNLLELYAADQGKQLESLDLTDEKKVLEWAQEKRKLSVLHIHGVYTNPSGIVLHPAGYQNVLRNTEVMREIQKLYENKSFLFLGCGWTVDDTTFQALFLEAVKHKSDLEHFMLVRRGDVDEFKKLRENMLDKGIKVISYGNEYADLPEYFKRLTCEISTRGRSDCST, from the exons ATGGCTTCTACAGGGAGCCAGGCCTCGGCTATAGACCAGATTTGGGAGCTCTTGAGTGATGGCGCACCTCCCACCAAAAAGCCCAG GAAGCTGCTCCCAAGCCTGAAAACGAAGAAGCCTCGGGAGCTCGTGCTGGTGATTGGAACGGGCATCAGTGCTGCAGTCGCACCGCAGGTCCCAGCCCTGAAATCCTGGAAGGGGTTGATTCAGGCCTTACTGGATGCGGCCATTGATTTTGATCTTCTAGAAGATGAGGagagcaaaaaatttcagaaatgtcTCCATGAAGACAAGAACCTTGTCCATGTTGCCCATGACCTCATCCAGAAACTCTCTCCT CGTACTAGTAATGTTCGATCCACATTTTTCAAGGACTGTTTATATGAAGTATTTGATGACTTGGAGTCAAAGATGGAAGATTCTGGTAAACAGCTACTTCAGTCAGTTCTCCACCTGATGGAAAATGGAGCCCTGGTATTAACTACAAATTTTGACAATCTCCTGGAACTGTATGCAGCAGATCAGGGAAAACAACTTGAATCCCTTGACCTTACTGATGAGAAGAAG GTCCTCGAGTGGGCTCAGGAGAAGCGGAAGCTGAGCGTCTTGCACATCCATGGGGTCTACACCAACCCTAGTGGCATTGTCCTTCACCCAGCTGGCTATCAGAATGTGCTCAGGAACACTGAAGTTATG AGAGAGATTCAGAAGCTCTATGAAAACAAGTCGTTCCTTTTCCTGGGCTGTGGCTGGACTGTGGATGACACCACTTTCCAAGCCCTTTTTCTGGAGGCTGTCAAGCACAAATCTGACTTAGAACATTTCATGCTGGTTCGGAGAGGAGATGTGGACGAGTTCAAGAAGCTTCGAGAAAACATGCTGGACAAAGGGATTAAAGTCATCTCCTATGGAAATGAATATGCTGACCTTCCAGAGTATTTCAAGCGACTGACATGTGAGATCTCCACAAGGGGAAGGTCAG
- the FAM118B gene encoding protein FAM118B isoform X2 yields the protein MASTGSQASAIDQIWELLSDGAPPTKKPRKLLPSLKTKKPRELVLVIGTGISAAVAPQVPALKSWKGLIQALLDAAIDFDLLEDEESKKFQKCLHEDKNLVHVAHDLIQKLSPRTSNVRSTFFKDCLYEVFDDLESKMEDSGKQLLQSVLHLMENGALVLTTNFDNLLELYAADQGKQLESLDLTDEKKVLEWAQEKRKLSVLHIHGVYTNPSGIVLHPAGYQNVLRNTEVMREIQKLYENKSFLFLGCGWTVDDTTFQALFLEAVKHKSDLEHFMLVRRGDVDEFKKLRENMLDKGIKVISYGNEYADLPEYFKRLTCEISTRGRSGTVREGQLNGSEGQLNGSSTAHSEMRDCST from the exons ATGGCTTCTACAGGGAGCCAGGCCTCGGCTATAGACCAGATTTGGGAGCTCTTGAGTGATGGCGCACCTCCCACCAAAAAGCCCAG GAAGCTGCTCCCAAGCCTGAAAACGAAGAAGCCTCGGGAGCTCGTGCTGGTGATTGGAACGGGCATCAGTGCTGCAGTCGCACCGCAGGTCCCAGCCCTGAAATCCTGGAAGGGGTTGATTCAGGCCTTACTGGATGCGGCCATTGATTTTGATCTTCTAGAAGATGAGGagagcaaaaaatttcagaaatgtcTCCATGAAGACAAGAACCTTGTCCATGTTGCCCATGACCTCATCCAGAAACTCTCTCCT CGTACTAGTAATGTTCGATCCACATTTTTCAAGGACTGTTTATATGAAGTATTTGATGACTTGGAGTCAAAGATGGAAGATTCTGGTAAACAGCTACTTCAGTCAGTTCTCCACCTGATGGAAAATGGAGCCCTGGTATTAACTACAAATTTTGACAATCTCCTGGAACTGTATGCAGCAGATCAGGGAAAACAACTTGAATCCCTTGACCTTACTGATGAGAAGAAG GTCCTCGAGTGGGCTCAGGAGAAGCGGAAGCTGAGCGTCTTGCACATCCATGGGGTCTACACCAACCCTAGTGGCATTGTCCTTCACCCAGCTGGCTATCAGAATGTGCTCAGGAACACTGAAGTTATG AGAGAGATTCAGAAGCTCTATGAAAACAAGTCGTTCCTTTTCCTGGGCTGTGGCTGGACTGTGGATGACACCACTTTCCAAGCCCTTTTTCTGGAGGCTGTCAAGCACAAATCTGACTTAGAACATTTCATGCTGGTTCGGAGAGGAGATGTGGACGAGTTCAAGAAGCTTCGAGAAAACATGCTGGACAAAGGGATTAAAGTCATCTCCTATGGAAATGAATATGCTGACCTTCCAGAGTATTTCAAGCGACTGACATGTGAGATCTCCACAAGGGGAAGGTCAG